From a region of the Monodelphis domestica isolate mMonDom1 chromosome 8, mMonDom1.pri, whole genome shotgun sequence genome:
- the ARL14 gene encoding ADP-ribosylation factor-like protein 14, with product MGISSSQPSRLKPARVLLLGLDSSGKSTILYKLKRIKDFTTFPTVGFNVEMIETEKNLSLTVWDVGGQERMRRLWGHYCENTDVLVYVVDCVDHRHLEDSRREFELILTNEHIRHIPVVLLANKQDLPGALTAEDVTRKFRMKKHCGDRNWYVQPCSATSGEGLAQGFRKVTEFVKSGRKAREAITWDFFKQN from the coding sequence ATGGGTATCTCGAGCTCCCAACCCTCCAGGCTCAAGCCTGCCCGAGTCCTGCTCTTGGGCCTGGATTCTTCAGGGAAATCCACGATCCTTTACAAGCTAAAACGCATCAAGGACTTCACCACCTTCCCCACTGTCGGCTTCAACGTGGAGATGATAGAGACGGAGAAAAACCTCAGCCTCACCGTCTGGGATGTCGGGGGGCAGGAACGGATGAGGAGGCTCTGGGGCCACTACTGTGAGAACACGGACGTCCTGGTGTACGTGGTGGACTGTGTGGATCATCGGCACCTGGAGGACTCCCGCAGAGAATTCGAGCTGATCTTAACAAATGAGCACATCCGGCACATCCCGGTGGTGCTGCTGGCCAACAAACAAGACCTGCCTGGAGCCCTCACGGCCGAGGATGTCACCAGGAAATTCCGCATGAAGAAACACTGTGGTGACCGGAACTGGTACGTCCAGCCCTGCTCGGCCACCTCGGGGGAAGGCTTGGCTCAAGGCTTCAGGAAAGTGACCGAGTTCGTCAAAAGCGGCAGGAAGGCCAGAGAAGCAATAACTTGGGACTTTTTCAAGCAGAATTAA